Within the Halomonas sp. HL-93 genome, the region ACCACCTGGCGTGCCGAGGTAGATAAAGGCAACCACTTCGTCGTCTTCCTCTAGGCTCAGTCCTTTACGCACCACTGGGTCAAAGGCGTACTTACCGCTGCGCCACATAGCACCCAGCCCGAGCGCGTGGGCGGCTAACAGAATGCCGTGGGCCGCACAGCCAGCAGAAATCACCTGCTCCATTTTGGGGACTTTGGCAATATCCGGCGTTACGCTGGCGATAACCGCAATCACCATGGGCGCACGCAGGGGTTTCTTACGCGCCGAATCAAGCGCCGCGTCATCGGCATGGGGGTCTTCTTGAAACTCGGCCTCGGCAAATAGCTCGCCCAAACGCTCGCGACCTTCACCACTAAACTCAATAAACCGCCAGGGACGCAGCTCTTTATGGTCGGGTGCGCGCAGCGCGGCCTGAT harbors:
- a CDS encoding nitroreductase family protein, yielding MDALTLLHERSSMGKLTEPAPSADQLSAIYQAALRAPDHKELRPWRFIEFSGEGRERLGELFAEAEFQEDPHADDAALDSARKKPLRAPMVIAVIASVTPDIAKVPKMEQVISAGCAAHGILLAAHALGLGAMWRSGKYAFDPVVRKGLSLEEDDEVVAFIYLGTPGGRHKPLPQHHVTDFVERWG